In the genome of Mycobacterium kansasii ATCC 12478, one region contains:
- a CDS encoding tubulin-like doman-containing protein — translation MRRFLIVGCGGSGGATLAYMMDQLRSELHAAGIESLLPGWQFVVIDVPSGAEDGPEGLSNVPAQGGTYIGCGPQGSSYAILDAALSQRLAANAALDTIATWAPRHPEEVTNPISTGAGQYRAIGRMIVLSKAGEIRSRLQAAWDQLFRVETISAMSTAQVPGIGQFDPHQPPLVLVVSSMAGGAGASMALDVCRLLTLVSGLDPRLMGLFLVTPDIFDSLPESARTGVRANSLAMLGEIVASQSGAAREHDVRILRALGQQHGEGEPIPFARVFPVGRYVGADRTLFGDGSPFAVYRGLARGLAGLMMSGTASDQFVSYDLGNTASPAGDRDLLGWGNSVWDPLPWGTYGFSSLRMGRDRYAEYAAQRLARSCADKLVSGHMQPGNPASSNEQLESLLTSQWAAICNELGLLAAAGSEDINALGNWVANVAFPAQSVAPVVNTVIDRQLRSHLPSPEGMTAAQWVPVFRQAITNRRDALAHACSDAGYRLAFGWQRAFADRLDDVVGNAIADFGLPYARALVDQLRRHIDDVLTAPMGQLGSMGSPDVVALPPNVDTALASLRGVITNADQVLATTLDGFRGAVRRQVYATAAARLADVFAVIGGELLVPLRDALSEALILLENAQAEPPSDVGLARLATDQYAAWPADADEFVPSRFAEANNEVLLISSSAFKQRYESDLVKVIAAGHTLVPFRAAVGEATTRVILGEWQTTGGMVAPGGLLERSANWVTRALGSDPDTGRSRVPSVAQFDVHTRPAELLARARLYVERPGEAFDEFCRVSLRDYVQGAGAPESELTARRHDIATKFAEALSLARPLASVSDQALTRVHPGQQVEYRYKFSEIPFAGQPVGMALADTLRSNPRVDQASKDNFARALTDDDGVTHIDIFGSYPNYSPLVFDSVLRPPAQQWAEVAGPGRMQFWRYRRSRPLQASLPMGDAERRTMTAGWLLGQIIGRIQIPESPYIEPVRVYDGDAEQWLSFPSPLLTPPSNFTASYDWLPAVLEGVLLAIAQSQDPPVMRSLRPYQVLRGLYDANSQDPAGGIVQLSGVGLLRDFILNGWSTPDVVSRIKAITAAETPTDRAMAAEEWLATVRDTAAEYLPPGTSRAVNAGAFARIATRSKASKTPIFRDLAPDVFWAAEMLIKLVRQVKATAVDGKSPTAAVTFDEGEQVVIPDGGTF, via the coding sequence ATGCGACGATTCCTGATTGTTGGTTGTGGCGGCTCGGGCGGCGCGACGTTGGCCTACATGATGGACCAGCTGCGCTCCGAACTGCACGCGGCCGGTATCGAGAGCCTGCTGCCCGGTTGGCAATTCGTCGTCATCGATGTGCCCAGCGGGGCTGAGGACGGACCGGAGGGGCTGAGCAACGTTCCAGCGCAGGGCGGCACCTACATCGGCTGCGGCCCGCAGGGCAGCAGCTACGCGATCCTGGACGCGGCGCTTTCGCAGCGCCTGGCCGCCAATGCTGCGCTGGATACCATCGCCACCTGGGCGCCGCGCCACCCGGAGGAAGTGACCAATCCGATCTCGACAGGTGCCGGACAGTACCGCGCGATCGGGCGGATGATCGTCCTGAGCAAGGCCGGCGAGATCCGGTCTCGGCTGCAAGCCGCCTGGGATCAGCTATTTCGCGTGGAGACCATTTCTGCGATGTCGACGGCGCAGGTCCCGGGCATCGGTCAATTCGACCCGCATCAGCCGCCGCTGGTGCTCGTGGTGTCGTCGATGGCCGGCGGCGCCGGCGCGTCGATGGCCTTGGATGTGTGCCGGTTGTTGACGCTGGTCTCCGGGCTGGACCCGAGGTTGATGGGCTTGTTCCTGGTCACGCCTGACATTTTCGATTCGCTGCCGGAGAGCGCCCGGACCGGCGTTCGGGCCAACTCGCTGGCCATGCTGGGTGAGATCGTCGCCAGCCAGTCCGGCGCGGCCAGGGAGCACGACGTACGGATCCTTCGGGCGCTCGGACAGCAACACGGTGAGGGCGAGCCGATCCCGTTCGCACGGGTCTTCCCGGTCGGCCGCTATGTCGGCGCCGACCGCACCCTGTTCGGGGACGGCTCACCGTTCGCGGTGTACCGGGGACTGGCCCGCGGCCTGGCCGGTTTAATGATGAGCGGCACGGCCAGCGACCAGTTCGTCTCCTACGACCTGGGCAACACCGCCTCGCCGGCCGGTGATCGGGACCTGTTGGGGTGGGGCAACTCGGTGTGGGATCCGCTGCCGTGGGGGACATACGGGTTTTCCAGCCTCAGGATGGGTCGCGACCGCTACGCCGAATACGCCGCGCAGCGACTGGCCCGCAGCTGCGCTGACAAATTGGTGTCCGGTCACATGCAGCCGGGTAATCCGGCGTCCAGCAACGAGCAGCTGGAGTCGTTGCTGACCAGCCAATGGGCGGCGATCTGTAACGAGCTCGGATTGCTGGCCGCCGCCGGCAGCGAGGACATCAACGCACTCGGAAACTGGGTGGCCAACGTGGCGTTCCCAGCCCAGTCGGTAGCCCCCGTCGTCAATACCGTCATTGATCGTCAACTCCGCAGCCACCTGCCCAGCCCGGAAGGAATGACCGCCGCTCAGTGGGTTCCCGTCTTCCGGCAGGCGATCACCAACCGTCGTGATGCGCTGGCACACGCCTGTTCCGACGCCGGCTACCGCCTGGCCTTCGGCTGGCAACGGGCCTTCGCCGACCGGCTCGACGACGTCGTCGGCAACGCGATCGCCGACTTCGGCCTGCCGTACGCCCGGGCGCTGGTCGACCAGCTGCGCCGCCACATCGACGACGTGCTCACCGCGCCCATGGGCCAGCTCGGTTCGATGGGGTCACCCGACGTCGTCGCGCTGCCCCCCAACGTCGACACGGCGCTGGCGTCGCTGCGCGGCGTGATCACCAACGCCGACCAGGTGCTCGCCACGACATTGGACGGCTTCCGCGGTGCCGTGCGCCGACAGGTCTATGCCACCGCTGCGGCGCGGCTGGCAGATGTGTTCGCCGTGATCGGTGGCGAGCTACTCGTCCCGCTGCGCGACGCGCTCTCTGAAGCGCTGATCCTGCTGGAGAACGCGCAGGCCGAGCCGCCGTCCGATGTCGGTCTGGCCCGCCTTGCCACTGACCAGTACGCGGCGTGGCCGGCCGATGCCGACGAGTTCGTCCCGTCCCGGTTCGCCGAGGCCAACAACGAGGTCCTGCTGATCAGTTCGTCGGCCTTCAAGCAGCGCTACGAGAGCGATCTCGTCAAAGTGATCGCGGCCGGCCACACACTGGTGCCGTTCCGGGCCGCGGTCGGGGAAGCCACCACACGGGTGATTCTCGGTGAGTGGCAAACCACCGGCGGCATGGTCGCGCCCGGCGGTTTGTTGGAGCGCAGCGCGAATTGGGTCACCCGTGCGCTCGGTTCCGATCCGGACACCGGGCGCTCACGGGTGCCGTCGGTGGCCCAGTTCGATGTGCACACCCGCCCCGCCGAGTTGCTCGCGCGGGCACGGCTGTACGTGGAGCGACCCGGTGAGGCATTCGACGAGTTCTGCCGGGTGTCGCTGCGCGACTATGTCCAGGGGGCCGGAGCCCCGGAATCCGAATTAACCGCACGCCGCCACGACATTGCCACCAAGTTCGCCGAGGCCCTGTCGCTGGCGCGCCCGTTGGCCAGCGTGAGCGACCAGGCGCTCACCCGCGTGCATCCCGGCCAGCAGGTCGAATACCGCTACAAGTTTTCCGAGATCCCGTTCGCGGGCCAGCCGGTGGGGATGGCGCTGGCCGACACGCTGCGTTCGAACCCGCGCGTCGACCAGGCCAGCAAGGACAACTTCGCGCGCGCGCTCACCGACGATGACGGCGTCACCCACATCGACATCTTCGGCTCCTACCCGAACTACTCACCGCTGGTCTTCGACTCGGTGCTGCGGCCACCCGCCCAGCAGTGGGCCGAGGTCGCCGGTCCAGGCCGCATGCAGTTCTGGCGGTATCGTCGTTCCCGGCCGCTGCAGGCGTCGCTACCGATGGGTGACGCCGAACGGCGTACCATGACCGCCGGCTGGCTGCTCGGCCAGATCATCGGGCGGATCCAGATACCCGAATCCCCTTACATAGAGCCGGTCCGGGTTTATGACGGCGATGCCGAGCAGTGGCTGAGTTTTCCCAGCCCGCTGTTGACCCCGCCGTCGAACTTCACGGCCTCCTACGACTGGCTGCCGGCGGTGCTGGAGGGGGTACTGCTGGCGATCGCGCAATCGCAAGATCCGCCGGTGATGCGCTCCCTGCGCCCGTATCAGGTGCTGCGCGGGCTCTATGACGCTAATTCGCAAGACCCTGCCGGCGGCATCGTCCAGCTTTCCGGGGTTGGTCTGCTCCGCGATTTCATCCTCAATGGGTGGTCGACCCCGGACGTCGTATCCCGGATCAAAGCCATCACCGCCGCCGAAACCCCAACCGATCGGGCCATGGCCGCCGAGGAGTGGCTGGCAACCGTCCGGGACACCGCCGCCGAATATCTGCCGCCGGGCACGTCAAGAGCGGTGAATGCAGGGGCCTTCGCCAGGATCGCGACCCGCTCGAAGGCCTCCAAGACGCCGATTTTCCGCGACCTGGCGCCTGACGTCTTCTGGGCCGCCGAGATGCTGATCAAGTTGGTCCGCCAGGTGAAGGCGACGGCTGTCGACGGCAAATCCCCAACCGCTGCGGTGACTTTCGACGAGGGGGAGCAGGTCGTGATACCGGACGGCGGAACCTTCTAG
- a CDS encoding DUF4190 domain-containing protein has translation MNHSGDPFRQDSADQFGTSGGPPAVSYPQPGGDPWQVGGSAFPTPPVQKASLDTFAVLSAILAVPMPPAAVVLGHLALPRIRRTGERGRLAAILGLVTGYLMCAVLLAGAIWVASTSRSPSSRNAATPTSAPSLPASTSTSTSIVTVPPSIRPRVKIDLSQAAVGTCVEIQRRGTQADELDLFKVDCEHRQGVYVVTARVNNQYECKSTYIAAPPDRAFAVCLNLY, from the coding sequence GTGAACCACTCTGGGGATCCGTTTCGCCAGGATTCTGCTGATCAGTTCGGTACGAGCGGCGGGCCGCCCGCGGTCAGCTACCCGCAGCCTGGCGGCGATCCGTGGCAGGTGGGAGGAAGTGCGTTCCCCACCCCACCCGTCCAAAAGGCGAGCTTAGACACGTTTGCGGTGCTGTCAGCGATCCTGGCCGTCCCGATGCCCCCGGCGGCCGTCGTGCTGGGGCATCTGGCATTGCCCCGAATTCGCCGCACGGGCGAGCGCGGGCGGTTAGCGGCCATCCTGGGACTGGTAACCGGGTACCTGATGTGTGCGGTGCTCTTGGCCGGGGCGATCTGGGTGGCATCGACTAGTCGCTCGCCGTCGAGTCGGAACGCGGCCACGCCGACCAGTGCACCGTCGCTGCCGGCGTCGACGTCAACGTCGACGTCGATCGTGACGGTGCCGCCGTCCATCCGGCCACGCGTGAAGATCGATCTCAGCCAGGCCGCAGTGGGCACCTGTGTGGAAATTCAGCGCCGAGGAACCCAGGCGGACGAGCTTGATCTGTTCAAGGTCGACTGCGAGCACCGCCAAGGTGTGTACGTGGTCACCGCTCGGGTAAACAATCAGTACGAGTGCAAGTCGACATACATCGCTGCGCCTCCGGACCGCGCATTCGCCGTGTGCTTGAACCTGTACTGA
- a CDS encoding sensor domain-containing protein, whose protein sequence is MSNDVDPQSPGREPDPFRGVNSGGSPGQLRGPNDVEPGGTTAQPGGFEDSDLSPQSKEPLPEYFSAPGGPPLPPVIEAFPGHHDVQQPPRKTAEKVVGSRRIRWPAVAIGVAGVAVILVVVMITVLLTNRHGAKPGQSAAPPTTTAAPPPSTSPPPTLTTPEQLNGILLSADAVNVTMGASTIQLIDSYEQLDPTPITLSNPDCQGALYAMQGPAYAGSGQTAVRAQVLSEPGRFHAHWVNQAAVTFASGDDATRFVQNSADKWKNCANRTVTVTNSKGETFRWSFTSLNGRPPNISLSDLQEGASNNWGCQHALSAVSNVVIDVNACGYHIASEGRQLADKMVAKVAGQ, encoded by the coding sequence GTGTCCAACGATGTGGATCCGCAATCGCCGGGACGTGAGCCTGATCCTTTTCGCGGGGTGAATTCCGGCGGGTCGCCGGGGCAGCTTCGGGGTCCCAATGACGTTGAGCCCGGCGGGACAACTGCGCAACCGGGTGGCTTCGAAGACTCCGACTTGAGCCCACAATCGAAAGAGCCTCTCCCGGAATACTTTTCTGCCCCGGGCGGTCCGCCGCTACCGCCGGTGATCGAGGCCTTTCCCGGCCATCACGACGTGCAGCAGCCGCCGAGGAAGACCGCCGAGAAGGTCGTCGGTTCGCGGCGGATCCGATGGCCGGCCGTGGCCATCGGCGTGGCCGGCGTTGCCGTGATCCTGGTGGTGGTGATGATTACCGTGCTGCTGACAAATCGGCACGGGGCGAAGCCGGGCCAAAGTGCTGCGCCACCGACGACGACGGCGGCCCCGCCTCCGAGCACGTCGCCGCCGCCGACCCTGACGACGCCCGAACAACTGAACGGCATTCTGCTCAGCGCGGACGCCGTCAACGTGACCATGGGCGCTTCGACCATTCAACTGATCGATTCGTACGAGCAGCTGGACCCCACACCCATAACCCTGTCGAACCCCGACTGCCAAGGGGCCCTTTATGCGATGCAGGGTCCGGCGTATGCGGGCAGCGGCCAGACCGCGGTGAGAGCCCAAGTCTTGTCTGAGCCGGGCCGTTTCCATGCGCACTGGGTCAACCAGGCGGCGGTGACTTTTGCGTCCGGCGACGACGCCACTCGATTCGTGCAGAATTCGGCCGACAAGTGGAAGAATTGCGCCAACCGGACGGTCACCGTCACAAACAGCAAGGGCGAAACCTTCAGGTGGTCCTTTACGAGCCTCAACGGCAGGCCCCCGAATATCTCGTTGAGCGACCTCCAGGAAGGAGCCAGTAACAACTGGGGCTGCCAGCATGCACTGAGCGCGGTGTCCAATGTCGTCATCGACGTCAATGCGTGCGGATACCACATCGCCAGTGAAGGTCGCCAGTTAGCCGACAAAATGGTCGCCAAAGTCGCCGGGCAATAG
- a CDS encoding vWA domain-containing protein, translating to MMIVNQLGRRPATPGRALGGIPGRITAVAALAGALMLWGSLLPTAQAQPDTGPDNGVARYGACLAAQKQGELLILVDESSSLQDTDGKAARVQAAKYLVQTLGRYADRIQAKLDVAIAGFAESYVSEQDWTPLTGATAQHVGDALSTLASKNTGIDTDYWLALDGARQALASRGSGVGGADRCQAIAWFSDSKIDFTARPLTKPYAEGVPLNSANGVAETIRLATESICRPGGLADQLRSRGIVMLGVGLGDAARASQFDVMSAISTGRGLNGMPCGNITEPAPGDFYRVSNIDDMLFAFDSLNPEPGVPQRKGPVCELQVCQEARHDFVLDRSIKSVKILGSGGTPGIVPYLISPAGQKVELPNRSGPVSTEIAGTPVEYEWLSESSQTITIRNTGSPDWPGKWAIVYVDTTGQHPDAVSRVSIHIITDIFPVLVDAAKVAWRSGQAVKGLTFGLADGQGNPVKPGDLAGTATLSAVLEPDGAQPIPLLVSVPKTDIGKPVNADLTTVKPGHATLRMSLTITTAAATDRSGAQIAPGTTLSPQDVAMSIQILPKLGLPTPAGRIDFGTVVGARGATGSLAITGPGCVWIAASDKDNIIAAPEGIGTTRITSSADAPQTCLKVAAGETARLPVTLRTDRDGRGGLSGTVPVHISPLANPSDAQVVDVPFVASLTKPLSKTNFVLVFLAALLLGPGIPLALLYAGKWYAAKIPGEPMLAERIPVEVDPDSDTVVRNGSPFDMADTDLLRLVPGLAGGARKLSVLGVTLSATVGRSPFGTGHVIVDADGRVSVGSALPGTDRTGLKAVLPLAVHNKWVVLHDPGGPPNAAEVLLLVGGRTDTAVRQRLYDDVGRRLPELLTALRQRAADAGLVASTDGEPGSPSASTGAAAPAPDPFTTAEHTARPGGYDPRPFDPFDEGASCDDS from the coding sequence ATGATGATCGTCAACCAACTAGGCCGACGCCCCGCAACCCCGGGAAGAGCGCTGGGCGGTATCCCGGGCCGCATCACAGCGGTTGCTGCGCTGGCTGGTGCCCTTATGTTGTGGGGATCGCTCCTGCCGACAGCCCAGGCGCAACCCGACACCGGGCCCGACAATGGGGTGGCCCGCTACGGTGCCTGCCTGGCCGCACAGAAACAGGGTGAGTTGCTGATCCTGGTCGACGAGTCAAGCAGCCTGCAAGACACCGACGGCAAAGCTGCGCGCGTGCAGGCGGCCAAGTACCTGGTGCAAACATTGGGTCGTTACGCCGACCGTATCCAGGCCAAGCTCGACGTCGCCATCGCCGGGTTTGCCGAAAGCTATGTCTCCGAACAGGATTGGACGCCGCTGACCGGTGCCACCGCCCAGCACGTGGGCGATGCGCTGTCGACCCTGGCGTCGAAAAACACCGGGATCGACACCGACTACTGGCTCGCTCTCGACGGCGCGCGCCAGGCGCTGGCCTCCCGCGGCAGCGGTGTCGGCGGCGCCGACCGCTGCCAGGCGATCGCATGGTTCTCCGACAGCAAGATCGATTTCACGGCGCGGCCGCTGACCAAGCCGTACGCCGAAGGGGTTCCCCTGAATAGTGCGAACGGCGTGGCCGAAACGATTCGGCTCGCCACCGAATCGATCTGCCGGCCGGGTGGGCTTGCCGACCAACTGCGCTCCCGCGGCATCGTGATGTTAGGTGTGGGACTCGGTGACGCCGCCCGCGCGTCCCAGTTCGACGTCATGTCGGCGATCAGCACCGGGCGGGGCCTCAACGGAATGCCCTGCGGCAACATCACTGAACCCGCTCCCGGCGATTTTTACCGGGTGTCCAACATCGACGACATGCTGTTTGCCTTCGATTCGCTCAATCCCGAGCCCGGTGTACCCCAGCGCAAAGGCCCGGTGTGCGAGTTGCAGGTTTGCCAGGAGGCCCGCCACGACTTCGTGCTGGACCGGTCGATCAAGTCGGTGAAGATCCTGGGCTCCGGCGGCACGCCCGGCATCGTCCCGTACCTGATTTCGCCCGCCGGGCAGAAGGTCGAGTTGCCGAACAGGTCAGGCCCGGTCAGCACCGAAATCGCTGGCACCCCAGTCGAATACGAATGGCTTTCGGAGTCGTCGCAAACCATCACGATCCGCAATACCGGCAGTCCCGACTGGCCGGGGAAGTGGGCGATCGTCTACGTCGACACCACCGGGCAACACCCGGACGCGGTGTCGCGGGTCAGCATTCACATCATCACCGACATATTTCCGGTCCTCGTCGACGCCGCGAAGGTCGCCTGGCGCAGCGGACAAGCCGTCAAGGGCCTGACCTTCGGTTTGGCCGACGGGCAAGGCAATCCGGTCAAGCCCGGCGACCTGGCAGGCACTGCGACGCTGTCGGCGGTGCTGGAACCTGATGGTGCTCAACCGATTCCGCTGCTGGTGTCGGTGCCCAAGACCGACATCGGCAAACCCGTCAACGCCGACCTGACCACCGTCAAGCCGGGTCATGCGACCCTGCGGATGTCGTTGACCATCACCACCGCTGCGGCGACCGATCGCAGCGGCGCCCAGATAGCCCCGGGAACCACGCTCTCGCCCCAAGACGTCGCGATGTCGATCCAGATTCTGCCCAAGTTGGGGCTACCCACCCCGGCAGGCCGGATCGACTTTGGCACCGTGGTGGGCGCCAGGGGCGCGACCGGCTCACTCGCCATCACCGGGCCGGGATGCGTCTGGATCGCCGCTTCCGACAAGGACAACATCATCGCCGCCCCCGAGGGCATCGGGACCACCCGCATCACCTCCTCGGCCGATGCGCCGCAAACCTGTCTGAAGGTAGCTGCGGGTGAGACCGCCCGGCTGCCGGTCACGTTGCGCACCGACCGGGACGGCCGCGGCGGCCTGAGTGGGACTGTGCCGGTTCATATTTCGCCCCTGGCCAACCCGAGCGACGCGCAGGTCGTCGACGTCCCGTTCGTCGCGTCGCTGACCAAGCCGCTCAGCAAGACCAACTTCGTGCTGGTGTTTCTGGCCGCGTTGCTGCTGGGTCCGGGCATTCCGCTGGCGCTGTTGTATGCCGGCAAGTGGTATGCGGCCAAGATTCCCGGCGAGCCGATGCTGGCCGAGCGGATACCGGTCGAGGTGGACCCCGACTCCGACACCGTGGTCCGCAACGGCTCGCCGTTCGACATGGCCGACACCGACCTGCTCAGGCTGGTACCGGGGCTGGCCGGAGGTGCCCGAAAGCTGAGTGTGCTGGGGGTTACCTTGAGCGCGACCGTTGGACGAAGCCCCTTCGGCACCGGGCACGTCATCGTCGATGCCGACGGCAGGGTCAGCGTGGGCTCGGCACTTCCCGGCACGGATCGCACCGGTCTGAAGGCGGTGCTTCCCCTTGCCGTGCACAACAAATGGGTGGTGTTGCACGATCCCGGTGGTCCACCGAATGCGGCCGAGGTGCTGCTGCTCGTGGGCGGGCGAACCGACACCGCCGTGCGTCAGCGACTCTACGACGATGTCGGCCGACGCCTACCCGAGCTGCTGACAGCTTTGCGGCAACGGGCGGCCGACGCCGGACTGGTCGCGTCCACCGACGGCGAGCCCGGATCACCGTCCGCCTCCACCGGGGCGGCCGCGCCCGCACCGGACCCGTTCACCACGGCAGAACACACCGCGCGGCCGGGCGGCTATGATCCCCGGCCTTTCGACCCATTCGACGAAGGAGCCTCATGCGACGATTCCTGA
- a CDS encoding pyridoxamine 5'-phosphate oxidase family protein: MNKQELTRELGHPGAQTLLSGSMARLAYNGHDGFPRVVPVGFYWTGERIVVSTAPTSPKARALSSRPHVAVTIDTGSTPEEAKALLVRGLATLETVDGVTDEYLAAARRSMSEPQLAEFERNVRSTYQQMVRISIEPLWARFYDFGAGRLPAFLVNLVSDG; the protein is encoded by the coding sequence ATGAACAAGCAGGAGTTGACTCGAGAGCTTGGACACCCCGGCGCCCAGACGCTGCTCTCCGGTTCCATGGCCCGGCTCGCCTACAACGGACACGATGGCTTCCCGCGGGTCGTCCCAGTCGGGTTCTACTGGACCGGCGAACGCATCGTCGTCTCCACGGCACCGACCTCCCCGAAAGCACGCGCGCTTTCGTCCCGCCCGCACGTCGCAGTGACCATCGACACCGGCTCCACGCCGGAAGAGGCGAAGGCCCTGTTGGTGCGTGGCCTTGCCACGCTGGAAACCGTCGACGGCGTCACCGACGAGTACCTCGCGGCGGCGCGCAGGTCAATGAGCGAACCCCAACTTGCCGAGTTCGAACGCAACGTGCGGTCGACGTATCAGCAGATGGTGCGCATCTCGATCGAACCGCTGTGGGCGCGGTTCTATGACTTCGGCGCAGGCCGATTACCCGCTTTCCTCGTTAACCTCGTCAGCGACGGCTAG
- a CDS encoding sensor domain-containing protein, whose amino-acid sequence MSNDVNPQSPGPEPDPFRDVSSGGSPWQPRGTNDIEPGGTGAQPGGFDDSELSAPSKEPVPEYFSDSSGPPLPPVIEAFPGYHEVQQPPKSPKSPKPPKPPKMAADKVVGSRRIRWPAVAIGVAGVAVILVVAVVVTVLITSRRGPNPGQRPAPAAPSGAIPPSASPSPTLTTPDQLNGILLSEADINAIMRASAMTASKTYEEMDPISLKVSNPDCQGAFHVGQGAVYTGSGQTSVRAQVLYELGPAREHFVGQAAVAFPSADEASRFVQNSAAKWKNCANQTVTVTLSDGRTSRWTLASLKDMPAAITLNATQEGSSNNWGCQHALSAVSNVVIDVEACGYHVTDEGGQIADKMVAKVKGQ is encoded by the coding sequence GTGTCCAACGATGTGAATCCGCAATCGCCGGGACCCGAGCCTGATCCGTTTCGTGATGTTAGTTCCGGCGGGTCGCCGTGGCAGCCTCGGGGCACAAACGACATCGAGCCCGGTGGGACAGGTGCGCAACCGGGTGGCTTCGACGACTCCGAACTGAGCGCGCCATCGAAAGAGCCTGTCCCGGAATACTTTTCGGACTCGAGCGGGCCGCCATTGCCACCGGTGATCGAGGCGTTTCCCGGCTACCACGAGGTGCAGCAGCCGCCCAAGTCGCCCAAGTCGCCCAAGCCGCCCAAGCCGCCCAAGATGGCCGCCGACAAGGTCGTCGGTTCGCGGAGGATCCGGTGGCCGGCGGTGGCCATCGGCGTGGCCGGCGTCGCCGTCATCTTGGTGGTGGCGGTGGTGGTGACCGTGCTAATCACCAGCCGGCGCGGGCCGAATCCAGGCCAACGGCCTGCGCCGGCGGCGCCGTCGGGAGCAATTCCCCCGAGCGCGTCACCGTCGCCGACGTTGACAACGCCCGATCAGCTGAACGGCATTCTGCTCAGCGAGGCTGACATCAACGCGATCATGCGCGCTTCAGCCATGACAGCGAGCAAGACGTACGAGGAGATGGACCCCATATCCCTCAAGGTGTCGAACCCGGACTGCCAGGGGGCGTTTCATGTCGGGCAGGGCGCGGTGTACACGGGCAGCGGCCAGACCTCAGTGAGAGCCCAAGTCCTGTATGAGCTGGGGCCTGCCCGGGAACACTTTGTCGGCCAGGCCGCGGTGGCCTTTCCGTCCGCCGACGAGGCCAGTCGGTTTGTGCAGAATTCGGCGGCCAAGTGGAAGAACTGCGCCAACCAGACGGTCACCGTCACACTCAGCGACGGCCGGACCTCCAGGTGGACCCTTGCGAGCCTGAAGGACATGCCCGCGGCAATCACGCTGAACGCCACCCAAGAAGGATCCAGTAACAACTGGGGCTGCCAGCATGCGCTGAGTGCGGTGTCCAATGTGGTGATCGACGTCGAAGCTTGCGGCTACCACGTCACCGATGAAGGCGGCCAGATCGCCGACAAAATGGTGGCCAAAGTCAAAGGGCAATAG
- a CDS encoding DUF4190 domain-containing protein — MTSGGYGGGSGDPFGAGSFDAGSFGGDGPVPGAPEPRRRRQGEVNTLATLSIVFAFFFAPAGVVLGHVALARISRSGERGRDRALIGLTLSYAFILFAAVALVVWLVMGGGRGPSPGGTTTPTTTPTTATPSTSIVTSIVTAPSTTRPTFPVEDMRVGDCVEIQHLYPDPTNPDQTQISLFYSVPCEVRDGVFRVDKIATQRSQCPGYALVNADETLFACVSNFRG; from the coding sequence GGCTCGGGGGACCCGTTCGGCGCCGGCTCCTTTGACGCCGGCTCATTCGGTGGTGACGGCCCGGTCCCCGGGGCGCCCGAACCGCGCAGACGCCGCCAAGGCGAGGTCAACACGCTGGCCACACTGTCGATAGTGTTCGCGTTTTTCTTCGCCCCGGCAGGGGTTGTGCTGGGCCATGTTGCGCTGGCGCGGATCTCTCGCAGTGGCGAACGAGGGCGTGACCGCGCGCTGATCGGCCTGACGCTGTCGTATGCGTTCATCCTGTTCGCGGCGGTCGCCCTGGTGGTGTGGCTGGTCATGGGCGGCGGTAGAGGCCCTTCGCCAGGAGGGACAACCACCCCGACCACCACGCCGACCACAGCCACCCCGTCGACGAGCATCGTCACCAGCATCGTCACCGCGCCGTCGACAACGCGGCCAACGTTCCCGGTTGAGGACATGCGGGTCGGCGACTGCGTGGAGATACAGCACCTCTATCCCGACCCGACGAACCCCGATCAAACGCAGATAAGCCTGTTCTACTCCGTGCCGTGCGAGGTTCGCGACGGAGTGTTTCGGGTCGACAAGATCGCCACACAGAGGAGCCAGTGCCCCGGCTACGCACTGGTCAACGCCGACGAGACCCTCTTCGCGTGCGTCTCCAATTTCCGTGGATGA